The nucleotide sequence GTCACTGTGGATAATTGCTCCGCGGATGCCTGGATACGCTTCCGCCGCGTTTTTCAATGTCCGCACACATAACGGAGCTTTCATGTTTGTATCCATTGCCAGGCCAACCACGCTGGAATCGAAGCAGTCGAAAACAGCGGAAACATACAGCTTTCCATCGCTGGCTTTGATCTCTGTTATGTCTGTTACGCACTTGGACAGCGGTTCCTCTGACTTGAAATCACGTTTTAACAGATCTTCTGATTTCCGGGCTTCCCGGTCTGCTTTCGTGATTCCGTTTGGTTTACGCCTGGGATGATGGCTGATTCCAATATCCTCCATGACACGGTAAACAGTACGTTCGCTGGGAATATCCACATTTTCAGGCTGTTTTAACATTAATGCCTGATACATGCGGATCCGGCCGTAGGTGTCATTACAATCGTCTTCCTCAAGGATCTCCATCATGGCATCTGCCAGAGCCTGGTACTTCCATGGGCGGTCTTTATTTGCAAGGTACCGGTAAAATCCCTGCCTGCTGACACGAAGGGCTCTGCAGTAAAAAGAAAGATTTCCTTTTAATTCGCCGTCTTTGGTTTTAAACGCAATAAACTTCATTCTTTCGTTTT is from Lachnospiraceae bacterium JLR.KK002 and encodes:
- a CDS encoding IS3 family transposase — protein: MKFIAFKTKDGELKGNLSFYCRALRVSRQGFYRYLANKDRPWKYQALADAMMEILEEDDCNDTYGRIRMYQALMLKQPENVDIPSERTVYRVMEDIGISHHPRRKPNGITKADREARKSEDLLKRDFKSEEPLSKCVTDITEIKASDGKLYVSAVFDCFDSSVVGLAMDTNMKAPLCVRTLKNAAEAYPGIRGAIIHSDRGSQYTSRLYRDAINQYGIRQSMNSAGGRCHDNARCESMWARMKSELLYDRYDTEKMSTDELKTLIWRYFISYWNNRRICSANGGLPPIIKRQRYYDSLEEAA